In Pungitius pungitius chromosome 2, fPunPun2.1, whole genome shotgun sequence, a single window of DNA contains:
- the cyfip2 gene encoding cytoplasmic FMR1-interacting protein 2 codes for MTTHVTLEDALSNVDLLEELPLPDQQPCIEPPPSSIMYQANFDTNFEDRNAFVTGIARYIEQATVHSSMNEMLEEGHEYAVMLYTWRSCSRAIPQVKCNEQPNRVEIYEKTVEVLEPEVTKLMKFMYFQRKAIERFCSEVKRLCHAERRKDFVSEAYLLTLGKFINMFAVLDELKNMKCSVKNDHSAYKRAAQFLRKMADPQSIQESQNLSMFLANHNRITQCLHQQLEVIPGYEELLADIVNICVDYYENKMYLTPSEKHMLLKVMGFGLYLMDGNVSNIYKLDAKKRINLSKIDKFFKLQVVPLFGDMQIELSRYIETSAHYEENKSKWTCTQSSVSPQYNLCEQMVQIREDHIRFISELARYSNSEVVTGSGLDSQKSDEEYRELFDLALRGLQLLSKWSTHVMEVYSWKLVHPTDKFCNKDCPGTAEEYERATRYNYTSEEKFALVEVIAMIKGLQVLMGRMESVFNQAIRNTIYAALQDFAQMTLREPLRQAVRKKKNVLISVLQAIRKTVCDWDGVREPPNDPCLRGEKDPKGGFDIKVPRRAVGPSSTQLYMVRTMLESLIADKSGSKKTLRSCLDGPIVVAIEDFHKHSFFFTHLLNFSEALQQCCDLSQLWFREFFLELTMGRRIQFPIEMSMPWILTDHILETKEPSMMEYVLYPLDLYNDSGYYALTKFKKQFLYDEIEAEVNLCFDQFVYKLADQIFAYYKAMAGSVLLDKRFRAECKNYGVIIPYPPSNRYETLLKQRHVQLLGRSIDLNRLITQRISAAMYKSLDHAISRFESEDLTSIVELEWLLEINRLTHRLLCKHMTLDSFDAMFREANHNVSAPYGRITLHVFWELNFDFLPNYCYNGSTNRFVRTAIPFTQEPQRDKPANVQPYYLYGSKPLNIAYSHIYSSYRNFVGPPHFKTVCRLLGYQGIAVVMEELLKIVKSLLQGTILQYVKTLIEVMPKICRLPRHEYGSPGILEFFHHQLKDIIEYAELKTDVFQSLREVGNAILFCLLIEQALSQEEVCDLLHAAPFQNILPRVYIKEGERLEVRMKRLEAKYAPLHLVPLIERLGTPQQIAIAREGDLLTKERLCCGLSMFEVILTRIRSFLQDGVWRGPPPTNGVMHVDECMEFHRLWSAMQFVYCIPVGTHEFTAEQCFGDGLNWAGCAIIVLLGQQRRFDLFDFCYHLLKVQRQDGKDEIIKNVPLKKMADRIRKYQILNNEIFAILNKYMKAVETDSSTVEHVRCFQPPIHQSLATTC; via the exons ATGACGACCCACGTGACCCTGGAGGATGCCCTGTCCAATGTggacctgctggaggagctgcccCTCCCGGACCAGCAGCCGTGCATcgagccccctccctcctccatcatGTACCAG GCAAACTTTGACACCAACTTTGAAGACAGGAATGCATTTGTGACCGGCATCGCCCGTTACATCGAGCAAGCTACAGTCCACTCCAGCATG AATGAGATGCTGGAGGAAGGACATGAGTATGCTGTGATGCTTTACACTTGGAGAAGCTGCTCCAGAGCCATTCCCCAG GTGAAATGCAACGAGCAGCCCAACCGGGTTGAGATCTATGAGAAGACGGTGGAGGTCTTGGAACCTGAAGTCACCAAGCTCATGAAGTTCATGTACTTCCAG CGCAAAGCCATCGAACGTTTCTGTAGCGAAGTAAAGCGTCTCTGCCACGCTGAGAGAAGGAAGGACTTTGTGTCTGAGGCCTACCTTCTTACTCTGGGCAAATTTATAAACATGTTTGCAGTGCTGGACGAACTGAAGAACATGAAATGCAGCGTCAAGAACGACCACTCTGCCTACAAAAG gGCTGCTCAATTCTTGAGGAAGATGGCCGACCCACAGTCCATCCAGGAGTCCCAGAACCTCTCCATGTTTTTAGCCAACCACAACAGGATCACCCAG tgccTGCACCAGCAGTTGGAGGTGATTCCGGGCTACGAGGAGCTTCTGGCCGACATTGTCAACATCTGCGTAGACTATTACGAGAACAAGATGTATCTGACGCCCAGCGAGAAGCACATGCTGCTAAAG gTGATGGGCTTTGGTCTGTACCTGATGGACGGCAACGTTAGTAATATCTACAAACTGGATGCCAAAAAGAGGATCAACCTGAGCAAAATCGACAAGTTCTTCAAA CTTCAAGTGGTGCCGTTATTCGGAGACATGCAGATTGAGCTGTCCCGCTACATTGAGACCAGTGCCCACTACGAAGAAAACAAGTCCAA GTGGACGTGCACCCAGAGCAGCGTCTCGCCGCAGTACAACCTGTGCGAGCAGATGGTGCAGATCAGGGAGGACCACATCCGCTTCATCTCGGAGCTGGCGCGCTACAGCAACAGCGAGGTGGTGACGGGCTCGGGCCTGGACAGCCAGAAGTCCGACGAGGAGTACAGAGAGCTGTTCGACCTCGCGCTGAGGGGCCTGCAGCTGCTGTCCAAGTGGAGCACGCACGTCATGGAAGTT TACTCTTGGAAGCTGGTCCATCCCACGGATAAATTCTGCAACAAGGACTGCCCGGGCACAGCGGAGGAGTACGAGCGAGCCACGCGGTACAATTACACCAGTGAGGAGAAGTTTGCCCTGGTGGAAGTCATTGCCATGATCAAAGGCCTGCAG GTTCTGATGGGCCGAATGGAGTCCGTGTTTAACCAAGCCATCAGGAATACCATCTACGCGGCGCTGCAGGACTTTGCCCAGATGACCCTCAGAGAGCCTCTGCGCCAGGCTGTGCGCAAGAAGAAGAACGTCCTCAttag TGTTCTCCAGGCCATTCGTAAGACTGTGTGTGACTGGGATGGAGTGAGGGAACCTCCGAATGACCCCTGCCTGAGGGGTGAGAAGGACCCAAAAGGTGGATTTGACATCAAAGTTCCCCGCAGGGCTGTAGGACCCTCCAGCACACAG CTGTACATGGTGCGCACCATGCTGGAATCCCTCATAGCAGACAAGAGCGGGTCTAAGAAGACTCTCCGCAGCTGCCTGGATGGACCCATCGTGGTGGCCATAGAAGACTTCCACAAACATTCCTTCTTCTTCACTCACCTGCTCAACTTCAGCG AGGCCCTGCAGCAGTGCTGCGACCTGTCCCAGCTCTGGTTCAGGGAGTTCTTCCTGGAGCTCACCATGGGTCGCAGGATCCAGTTCCCCATCGAGATGTCCATGCCCTGGATCCTCACTGACCACATCCTGGAGACCAAGGAGCCCTCCATGATGGA ATATGTGCTGTATCCTCTGGACTTGTACAACGACAGCGGCTACTACGCTCTCACCAAGTTCAAGAAGCAGTTCCTGTACGATGAGATCGAGGccgag GTGAACCTCTGCTTTGACCAGTTTGTCTACAAGTTGGCGGATCAGATCTTCGCCTACTACAAAGCCATGGCTGGAAG CGTCCTCCTCGACAAGCGCTTCAGAGCCGAGTGCAAAAACTACGGCGTGATCATCCCGTACCCGCCGTCCAACCGCTACGAGACGCTGCTCAAGCAGAGACACGTGCAG CTGCTGGGTCGCTCCATCGACCTGAACCGCCTGATCACCCAGAGGATCTCTGCAGCGATGTACAAGTCCCTGGACCACGCCATCAGCCGCTTCGAGAGCGAGGACCTCACCTCCATCGTG GAGCTGGAGTGGCTGCTGGAGATCAACAGGCTTACCCACCGGCTCCTGTGCAAGCACATGACCCTGGACAGCTTCGACGCCATGTTCCGCGAGGCCAACCACAATGTCTCCGCCCCCTACGGGCGGATCACGCTGCACGTCTTCTGGGAGCTCAACTTCGATTTCCTGCCCAACTACTGCTACAACGGCTCCACGAACCG CTTTGTGCGTACAGCAATTCCCTTCACCCAGGAGCCTCAAAGGGACAAGCCAGCTAATGTGCAGCCTTACTACTTGTACGGGTCCAAG CCTCTCAACATTGCCTACTCCCACATATACAGCTCCTACAGAAACTTTGTCGGCCCGCCCCACTTCAAGACCGTCTGCCGCCTCCTTGGTTACCAAGGCATCGCtgtggtgatggaggagctgctCAAAATTGTCAAGAGCCTG TTACAGGGCACCATCCTGCAGTACGTGAAAACGCTGATCGAAGTCATGCCCAAGATCTGCCGCCTGCCGCGCCACGAGTACGGCTCTCCAG GTATCCTGGAGTTCTTCCACCATCAGCTCAAGGATATCATTGAATACGCTGAGCTGAAAACCGACGTCTTCCAGAGTTTAAGGGAGGTGGGAAATGCCATCCTCTTCTGCCTGCTCATCGAGCAAGCTCTG TCTCAGGAGGAAGTGTGCGACCTGCTCCATGCCGCCCCCTTCCAGAACATTCTGCCCCGAGTCTACATTAAAG AGGGAGAGCGTCTGGAGGTGAGGATGAAAAGGCTGGAAGCCAAGTACGCCCCTCTACACCTGGTGCCTCTGATTGAGAGGTTAGGAACCCCACAG CAAATCGCCATTGCCCGTGAGGGGGACTTGCTGACCAAAGAGCGCCTGTGCTGCGGCCTTTCCATGTTCGAGGTCATCCTGACGCGCATCCGCAGCTTCCTGCAGGACGGGGTGTGGCGCggcccccctcccaccaacgGCGTGATGCATGTTGACGAGTGTATGGAGTTTCACCGCCTGTGGAGCGCCATGCAGTTTGTCTACTGCATCCCTGTGGGCACGCATGAGTTCACAGCGGA GCAGTGCTTCGGCGACGGGCTGAACTGGGCCGGCTGTGCCATCATCGTGCTGTTGGGACAGCAGCGTCGTTTTGACCTCTTTGACTTCTGCTACCATCTGCTCAAAGTCCAAAGACAGGACGGCAAGGATGAGATCATCAAAAATGTG CCCTTGAAGAAGATGGCAGACCGCATTAGGAAGTACCAGATCCTCAACAATGAGATCTTTGCCATTCTCAACAAGTACATGAAGGCAGTGGAGACGGACAGTTCCACTGTGGAGCATGTTCGCTGTTTCCAGCCTCCTATACACCAATCCCTGGCTACCACTTGTTGA
- the itk gene encoding tyrosine-protein kinase ITK/TSK: protein MFPRVILKGTLIKKSQQKKRTSPCNYKERFFVLDTQDLKYSERRPGRKPMQKGCIELSRIKCVEIVCSDHPIPCDYKYPFQVFHNIYYLYIFAPDNDCRLRWVRALKEETKHNDLVTKYHPNFWMDGKWRCCQQTGKLATGCHVYDPVAYASKKPLPQLPDPEMGLPDTGTVIALQDYTPPGGADLPLRKDQEYLLINKGHWDWWAVRDNKGNTGFVPSTYVAEKSGANFQRFEWYNKNITRGAAEDLLMNQGKEGAFMVRDSRQAGVYTVSVFTKAPGSNGEKNPRIKHYQIRQTETAEPRFYLAEKYLFSTIPELVHYHQHNAAGLITRLRHPISQDGGCSKDTADRSTDQWELDPEELTFGRELGSGQFGLVLEGRWRDRKVAVKTIREECMSDDDFKEEARVMMKLSHCKLVQLYAARTQCSPMCLVFEFMDKGCLSDYLRAKKGRLSQEMMLRMCMDVSEGMAYLENSNFIHRDLAARNCLVSKNNEVKVSDFGMARYVLDDQYTSSQCSKFPVRWSAPEVIKFSKFSSKSDIWSFGVFMWEVYNEGRLPYENHSNVEVVESLNKGLRLLKPRLAPEAIHGLMEWCWKEKPEDRPSFALLLHELPSL from the exons ATGTTCCCCAGGGTGATTTTGAAGGGAACTTTGATAAAAAAATCTCAACAAAAGAAGAGAACATCACCATGCAACTATAAAGAGAGGTTTTTTGTATTGGACACACAAGACCTGAAATACTCTGAACGCCGCCCTGGA AGAAAGCCCATGCAGAAAGGTTGCATCGAGCTGTCCAGGATCAAATGTGTGGAGATTGTGTGTAGCGATCATCCAATACCATGCGACTACAAGTACCCTTTTCAG GTTTTTCACAACATCTACTACCTGTACATCTTCGCCCCAGACAATGATTGCCGCCTGAGATGGGTCAGAGCGCTGAAAGAGG AAACAAAGCATAACGATTTGGTCACTAAATATCACCCAAACTTCTGGATGGATGGAAAATGGAGATGCTGCCAACAAACAGGGAAACTGGCGACAGGTTGTCATGTGTATGACCCAGTGGCTTATG CTTCTAAAAAGCCACTTCCTCAACTCCCAGATCCAGAG ATGGGACTGCCTGACACAGGTACAGTCATCGCCCTGCAGGACTACACACCCCCCGGAGGCGCTGACTTGCCCCTTCGGAAAGACCAGGAGTACCTCCTGATCAACAAAGGCCACTGGGACTGGTGGGCCGTACGGGATAACAAAGG AAACACAGGCTTTGTGCCCAGTACGTATGTTGCAGAAAAGTCTGGCGCCAACTTCCAGAGATTTGA ATGGTACAACAAAAACATAACCAGAGGCGCTGCAGAGGATTTGTTAATGAATCAG GGCAAAGAAGGCGCCTTTATGGTGCGTGACTCAAGACAAGCAGGAGTCTACACGGTGTCGGTCTTCACCAAAGCACCGGG CTCTAATGGGGAGAAGAATCCAAGAATCAAACATTACCAAATTCGACAGACAGAAACTGCAGAGCCCAGGTTCTACCTGGCAGAGAAGTACCTGTTCAGCACCATTCCTGAGCTCGTCCATTACCATCAACACAACGCTGCGG GCCTGATAACTCGTTTGCGACACCCAATATCTCAAGATGGAGGCTGCTCGAAGGACACCGCCGATCGCTCGACAG ATCAGTGGGAACTGGACCCGGAGGAGCTGACTTTCGGTCGGGAGTTGGGCAGCGGCCAGTTCGGCCTCGTGCTGGAAGGGAGGTGGAGGGACAGGAAGGTGGCCGTGAAGACGATAAGAGAAGAGTGCATGTCAGACGACGATTTTAAAGAAGAGGCGAGAGTCATGAT GAAGCTGTCTCACTGTAAGCTGGTCCAGCTCTACGCCGCGCGCACCCAGTGTTCCCCCATGTGTCTGGTGTTTGAGTTCATGGACAAGGGCTGTCTGTCGGACTACCTGCGAGCCAAGAAGGGGCGCTTGTCCCAGGAAATGATGTTGAGGATGTGTATGGATGTCAGTGAGGGGATGGCTTACCTGGAGAACTCCAACTTCATCCACAGGGATCTG GCTGCCAGGAACTGTCTGGTTTCAAAGAACAACGAGGTGAAGGTGTCCGACTTTGGCATGGCCAG ATACGTGCTCGATGATCAGTACACAAGCTCCCAGTGCTCCAAGTTCCCCGTCAGGTGGTCGGCGCCAGAGGTCATCAAGTTCTCCAAGTTCAGCAGCAAGTCTGACATCTGGTCCTTTG GTGTGTTCATGTGGGAGGTGTATAACGAGGGTCGACTTCCTTATGAGAACCACTCCAATGTGGAAGTTGTGGAGTCCCTGAACAAAGGCCTGAGGCTTCTGAAGCCACGCTTGGCCCCGGAAGCCATCCACGGGCTCATGGAGTGGTGCTGGAAGGAG AAACCAGAAGACCGTCCGTCCTTTGCTCTCCTCCTGCATGAGCTGCCCTCACTCTAA
- the med7 gene encoding mediator of RNA polymerase II transcription subunit 7, translated as MGEPQQVSALPPPPMQYIKEYTDENIRKGLVPKPPPPIRDSYMMFGNQFQCDELIIRPLESQGIERLHPMQFDHKRELKKLNMSILVNFLDLLDILIKSPGSIKREEKLEDLKLLFVHMHHLINEYRPHQARETLRVMMEVQKRQRLETAERFQKHLERVVEMIQGCLASLPDDLPQMEGPDVAGQVPRSVSAGAGVGSSAQAPWLKTEPMDVEEVGASCMAAGHQDKIIPISKRDKMLDNDAAMCSIIDEIA; from the coding sequence ATGGGTGAACCACAGCAGGTCAGTGCCCTGCCTCCTCCACCTATGCAGTACATTAAAGAGTACACAGATGAAAACATCCGCAAGGGTCTGGTACCTAAGCCACCTCCACCCATCAGAGACAGCTACATGATGTTTGGCAACCAGTTCCAGTGTGATGAACTCATAATCCGGCCTCTGGAGAGCCAAGGCATCGAGAGGCTCCATCCTATGCAATTTGACCACAAACGGGAGCTTAAGAAGCTCAATATGTCGATTCTCGTTAACTTCCTTGACCTGCTGGACATCCTTATCAAGAGCCCTGGTAGTATAAAGCgtgaggagaagctggaggactTGAAGCTTCTGTTTGTACACATGCATCACCTGATTAATGAGTACAGGCCACATCAAGCCAGAGAAACATTGAGGGTGATGATGGAGGTGCAGAAGAGACAGAGGCTAGAGACAGCTGAGAGGTtccagaaacatctggagaggGTGGTGGAGATGATCCAGGGCTGCCTTGCCTCTCTTCCTGATGACTTGCCACAGATGGAGGGTCCGGATGTTGCTGGTCAAGTTCCAAGGAGTGTGTCTGCAGGAGCTGGTGTCGGATCATCTGCACAGGCCCCCTGGTTGAAAACGGAACCAATGGATGTTGAGGAGGTGGGTGCCAGCTGTATGGCAGCGGGTCACCAGGACAAGATTATCCCCATTTCAAAGCGGGACAAAATGTTGGACAACGATGCTGCCATGTGCAGTATTATCGATGAAATTGCTTAA
- the lonrf4 gene encoding LON peptidase N-terminal domain and RING finger protein 1, producing the protein MDLLECPLCLFLMCEPVTMSCGHTFCRRCVGGYLPSKCPSCKERLKQKEAKGMKNNVFLIAVVEKCCPEETKTKCHLQEKLKANEFPEALRIANEGLQLAPNDQSLKLYRAEANGGLMRFSDALTDLDDLCCLRPNWTEGFFRKGGVLLEMGQQTDALVQFHRCLKLQADFTPAKSQIRKILEVEGMVVPDEVSGILQVVSEYLRGPGPITSLSGSQGPSQPKGLKHPRGAGGEGKEGRAAHQHDMGTECCLSLCQAVSFLPAAEEEEEMTMRRGDGQGMAGRKHHETLEVLNVSDFECPLCIRLFFEPVTTPCGHTFCKNCIERSLDHNLRCPLCKQPLQEYFKNRKYNPTVLLQDIMTRLFPSPLAERKQVHDAEMAELSNLTTDIPIFVCTVAYPGVPCPLHVFEPRYRLMMRRCMETGTKKFGMCCYEHGKGFADYGCMLEIHSLELLADGRSFVDAVGGNRFKVLKRGQRDGYHTADIEYLEDLKVDGSELELLEHLHDSVYQQAQDWYQRLGGRIREQINRQYGNMPEKDENIQASSNGPAWCWWMLSVLQLDPAYQTTVLSLSSLKDRLGHLRLVLEYFSQS; encoded by the exons ATGGATCTGCTGGAGTGTCCGCTCTGTCTCTTCCTGATGTGCGAGCCGGTGACCATGTCCTGCGGCCACACGTTTTGCCGGAGGTGCGTGGGGGGCTACCTCCCGTCCAAATGCCCGTCGTGCAAAGAGAggttaaaacaaaaagaggcaAAAGGCATGAAGAACAACGTTTTTCTCATCGCCGTCGTGGAGAAGTGCTGCCCCGAGGAGACAAAGACCAAGTGCCATTTACAGGAGAAGCTCAAAGCCAACGAGTTCCCGGAAGCTTTACGCATCGCGAACGAGGGGCTGCAGTTAG CCCCCAACGATCAAAGTCTGAAGCTGTATCGGGCCGAAGCTAACGGGGGCCTGATGCGTTTTTCCGACGCTCTGACGGACCTCGACGACCTCTGCTGCCTTCGTCCTAACTGGACTGAG GGCTTCTTTCGCAAAGGGGGTGTACTGCTGGAAATGGGTCAGCAGACAGACGCCCTCGTCCAGTTCCACCGTTGCCTAAAACTTCAAGCTGACTTTACCCCTGCAAAGAGCCAGATCAGGAAG ATCCTGGAGGTGGAAGGGATGGTCGTGCCGGACGAGGTGTCCGGCATCTTGCAAGTGGTGTCTGAGTACTTGAGAGGGCCCGGCCCCATCACCAGCCTCAGTGGCTCCCAGGGGCCATCTCAACCCAAGGGCCTCAAACATCCACGTGGGGCAGGCGGAGAGGGAAAAGAGGGCAGAGCGGCACACCAG CACGACATGGGTACCGAGTGCTGCCTCAGCCTCTGCCAAGCGGTTTCCTTCCTCCCGGCggccgaagaggaggaggagatgacgaTGAGGAGGGGCGATGGCCAGGGCATGG CGGGGCGAAAACACCACGAAACTCTGGAGGTTCTCAACGTGTCGGACTTTGAGTGCCCTCTCTGCATCAG GTTGTTCTTTGAGCCAGTCACTACTCCCTGCGGTCACACCTTCTGTAAAAACTGCATCGAGAGGAGTCTGGACCACAACCTGCGCTGTCCGCTCTGCAAACAGCCACTACAAGAA TACTTTAAAAACAGGAAGTACAACCCCACAGTTTTGCTGCAGGACATCATGACCCGACTTTTCCCCTCGCCGTTGGCGGAGAGGAAGCAAGTCCACGACGCGGAGATGGCGGAACTGTCCAA TCTGACTACGGACATCCCTATATTTGTTTGCACGGTGGCCTACCCTGGAGTGCCCTGCCCCCTGCACGTCTTTGAGCCTCGATATCGTCTGATGATGCGCCGCTGCATGGAGACTGGCACAAAAAAGTTTGGCATGTGCTGCTATGAGCATGGCAAGGG GTTTGCAGACTACGGTTGCATGTTAGAAATCCACAGtctggagctgctggccgaTGGCCGCTCCTTTGTGGACGCGGTGGGCGGCAACCGATTCAAAGTGCTGAAGAGAGGTCAGCGAGATGGCTACCACACTGCTGACATCGAGTACCTGGAAGACCTCAAG gTTGATGGTAGTGAGTTGGAGCTTCTGGAGCATCTCCATGACAGCGTGTACCAGCAGGCTCAGGACTGGTACCAGCGCCTTGGCGGCCGCATTCGCGAGCAGATCAACAGACAGTACGGCAACATGCCAGAAAAGGACGAAAACATTCAG GCCTCGTCCAACGGACCGGCCTGGTGCTGGTGGATGCTGTCTGTCCTCCAGCTGGACCCTGCCTATCAAACCACTGTCCTGTCCCTGAGCTCGCTCAAGGACCGCTTGGGACACCTGCGCCTCGTCCTGGAGTACTTCTCTCAGAGCTAG